A single region of the Halorubrum depositum genome encodes:
- a CDS encoding GNAT family N-acetyltransferase: MSDDERSTVAPAMVDDVDDVTDLWVALAEDQRSHGSTLLAESNRAAVREWVARSVVTGELLVAREGDDGDSDGGDGDGDPIGFVGFSIDREGYERERVRGTVSNLFVVPERRGEGVGADLLDAAERALAAEGAETVALEALADNGRARAFYATHGYDVHRVELTKPLAEGAGDGTSGETDGGESESDPAGGTE, translated from the coding sequence ATGTCCGACGACGAGCGGTCGACGGTCGCGCCGGCGATGGTCGACGACGTCGACGACGTCACGGACCTGTGGGTCGCGCTGGCGGAGGATCAGCGGAGCCACGGCTCGACGCTGCTCGCCGAGTCGAACCGCGCCGCGGTGCGCGAGTGGGTCGCCCGCTCGGTCGTCACCGGGGAGCTACTCGTCGCTCGCGAAGGTGACGATGGCGATAGCGACGGCGGCGACGGCGACGGCGACCCGATCGGCTTCGTCGGCTTTTCGATCGACCGCGAGGGATACGAGCGCGAGCGCGTCCGCGGCACGGTGAGCAACCTGTTCGTCGTCCCCGAGCGACGCGGCGAGGGGGTCGGCGCCGACCTCCTCGACGCCGCCGAGCGCGCCCTCGCGGCCGAGGGCGCCGAGACCGTCGCGCTGGAGGCGCTCGCCGACAACGGCCGGGCCCGCGCCTTCTACGCCACCCACGGGTACGACGTCCACCGCGTCGAGCTGACGAAGCCGCTGGCGGAGGGGGCGGGCGACGGGACCAGCGGCGAGACCGACGGCGGCGAGTCTGAGAGCGACCCCGCGGGCGGAACCGAGTGA
- a CDS encoding tyrosine-type recombinase/integrase has translation MNETSAYPTRGSTPVTPSVRRWVKEAAHAVSEKTDDPRWQSVSLHDLRRSWATYHLVERQVDVRTMMSVGGWSDYSAIEPYLAEPTEARIGEAMRT, from the coding sequence GTGAACGAGACCTCAGCCTATCCAACCCGTGGGTCGACGCCAGTTACCCCCTCTGTTCGTCGATGGGTTAAGGAAGCGGCTCACGCCGTTTCAGAGAAAACTGACGACCCACGCTGGCAGTCAGTCTCGTTGCATGACCTCCGTCGGTCCTGGGCGACGTATCATCTCGTCGAGCGCCAGGTCGACGTCCGGACTATGATGAGTGTCGGTGGGTGGTCTGACTACTCCGCTATCGAGCCCTACCTTGCAGAGCCGACCGAGGCACGTATCGGAGAGGCGATGCGGACATGA
- a CDS encoding restriction endonuclease, translating into MTTYDVVVDATNGGVGAYDFAVSIADPSVTSISDVAVNGDPADQTTDISIANDGSSADVRATLADQLRAASTDGTAHEEFEKLVAKAFSKLGCTADWIEGGGDTDVEIRPPKHVVVEVKARGNGRINSLEVTNVDKHRRQRGADHAIVVAPGFVPKVIDNAETTDLTTLAVDDLVELLDRRDRYAVPPEETLALLTRSGAFQDDRLDLLDESIQDRVDAGETLLAVIRALERADGAVETAEDVRWIVVGMEDSDDVPSIKEVRSALQLLAHPSIGVVTQDEDGYRVTTNYENGVQLVRSLGDVVQSPAEEGDS; encoded by the coding sequence ATGACGACGTACGACGTGGTCGTCGACGCGACCAATGGAGGTGTCGGTGCCTACGACTTCGCCGTCAGCATCGCCGATCCGAGCGTCACCTCAATATCCGATGTCGCCGTCAACGGAGACCCGGCCGATCAGACGACCGACATCTCGATCGCGAACGACGGGTCCTCGGCCGACGTGAGAGCCACGCTCGCCGACCAACTTCGAGCAGCCAGCACGGACGGAACTGCCCACGAGGAGTTCGAGAAACTCGTCGCGAAGGCCTTCTCCAAATTAGGGTGTACCGCTGACTGGATCGAGGGAGGGGGTGATACCGATGTGGAGATCCGACCCCCAAAACACGTCGTTGTCGAAGTGAAAGCTCGGGGTAATGGGCGAATCAACTCCTTGGAGGTCACTAATGTGGACAAGCACCGCCGCCAACGAGGGGCCGACCATGCTATCGTGGTCGCCCCGGGGTTCGTACCGAAGGTCATCGACAACGCCGAGACGACCGATCTGACCACCCTTGCCGTCGATGACCTCGTCGAGCTCCTCGACCGCCGGGACCGATACGCTGTTCCCCCGGAGGAGACCCTGGCTCTCTTGACCCGCTCCGGAGCCTTCCAGGACGACAGGCTTGATCTCCTCGACGAATCCATTCAGGACCGCGTTGACGCCGGAGAGACCCTCCTCGCAGTCATCCGGGCCCTCGAACGCGCCGATGGGGCTGTGGAAACGGCGGAAGACGTCCGGTGGATCGTCGTAGGCATGGAGGACTCCGACGATGTCCCGTCCATCAAAGAGGTTCGGTCCGCCCTCCAACTCCTCGCACACCCGAGCATAGGGGTTGTAACACAAGACGAGGACGGGTATCGGGTCACCACCAACTACGAGAACGGGGTCCAGCTAGTGCGGTCCCTCGGAGACGTTGTACAATCCCCTGCCGAAGAAGGGGACAGCTAA
- a CDS encoding PKD domain-containing protein, with protein sequence MIRKRLVTVFIVLLMLTVGPISAVGTVSAADGGTISNVNVFGVTDEDGDGKYSSIGIAIAADTRVGQVGDFSTNPYFKIYVNDQLVRTTTIVETEQNGIFEYSLSQKELADISAGQADVRVELWEGDSVSSDDYFATWDDSGEYVEFEPESEDYTIRERSLKGIRPLDSSYEAASKRLSQDYLLNENLDGVLDAFGALVPDSEREAELESAITVLDDAAGTSAGGIGTSLLSAPEVGVELATSVQAGKLSNTLSKTDRNTREDFHRNLDKLKQNTQTVVDSSDVSDSTLEKRLSIIETVYKKSKKYESEVDNSYTDNQQFFPDLIVEVFGADQQSYQTVKGNFDQLQQTLIADYYFTQLALNPNQTPSNLTNIVDDEEPEYPDAKITDVSYPKTVHVGETVTVSMTVETQYADTPYQTFTLGLPDDERVSDISTASNTLPDPSYAKVYASGSKLWGDYGETEKTVNYPVVEAGDSLNGGTTHSITVTFTPTEVGDIRVWAKSIAWADNSRGSLNPDPGWEDAGNTGVLKDDQGEYAYEHVITVEQKDTSTPTATAGKDKTISVGETVSFDGSISSDNVGIESYEWDIDDDGNYEKPGATVSHTFQNVGTQTVTLRVTDAAGNADTDTVQVTVGDPVSPTADAGGDKTASIGSEISFDGSGSSDNVGITTYEWDLDDDGNFEKSSGSPSIAHTFQTTGTKDVTLRVRDGAGNTDTDTVSVTVEDGTDPTADAGPHKTTTVGSSVTFDGSGSSDNVGITTYEWDLDDDGDFEKSSGSSSIAHTFQNTGPTIVTLRVSDAAGNTDTDTVEVTVEDDAGPTADAGDDIAVSIGVEVNFDGSGSSDNVGIESYEWGIDGDGDYEKYGPTVSHTFQTVGTQTVTLRVTDAAGNADTDTVQVTVEDTASPTADAGGDKTASIGSEISFDGSGSSDNVGIESYEWDIDGDGDYEKYGPTVSHTFRTAGTNTVTLRVSDAEGNMDTDTVEVAIEDNSPPTATGGEDKSISVGETVSFDGSGSSDNVGIESYEWDVDGDGDYEKSGQSITHTYQATGTQTVTLRVSDATGNTDTDTVEVTVESPDPANFQISNLSAPENATQGDAIDVSANATNDGEQVATQSVAFRLDADDDGFGDDDVVLTREVQLDPEQSTTVTFSDIDTSDLDAGDYDHGVFTDDDSATATITIDAPEPEPADFQVSNLSAPGAATQGENITVSADISNAGGQEATQSVAFGLDTDDDGTLEELTAQDVTLTSDETRTVTFDGIDTGVLAPGDYTHGVSTENDSATATITIDAPEPEPANFQVSNLSAPATATQGDAVDVSTDVTNDGGQGATQSVEFRLDAEGDGFGDDDDVVISQDVQLEPGESTTVEFTGIGTDGLEAGDYAHGVFAENDSETATLSVEEPDDGKGEGPPAIGDFENAPTDPDGDGLYEDVNGDGDFTIVDVQALFANLDDETVQSSLDAFDFNGDETVDVVDVQKLFTEEGT encoded by the coding sequence ATGATTAGGAAGAGACTCGTCACGGTGTTCATTGTATTGTTAATGCTTACAGTCGGTCCGATATCAGCGGTTGGAACGGTTTCTGCTGCGGACGGTGGGACAATCTCGAACGTCAACGTATTCGGCGTAACTGACGAAGATGGGGACGGTAAATACTCTTCGATCGGTATAGCCATTGCCGCCGACACGCGAGTCGGACAGGTCGGAGACTTTTCGACCAACCCATACTTCAAGATATACGTCAATGATCAACTTGTACGTACCACGACGATAGTAGAAACCGAGCAGAACGGCATTTTCGAGTACTCACTCTCGCAGAAGGAACTTGCGGATATCTCAGCTGGCCAGGCGGACGTACGGGTCGAACTCTGGGAGGGCGACTCGGTCTCGAGCGACGATTATTTTGCAACTTGGGATGACTCGGGAGAATACGTTGAGTTCGAACCTGAGAGCGAGGATTATACTATCAGGGAACGTAGTCTCAAGGGTATTCGGCCACTCGACAGCTCCTATGAGGCTGCAAGCAAACGACTTAGTCAGGACTATCTTTTAAATGAGAATCTTGATGGTGTCTTGGACGCGTTCGGGGCACTTGTTCCGGATTCCGAAAGGGAAGCCGAGCTAGAGTCTGCAATCACAGTCCTTGACGATGCTGCTGGGACCTCTGCTGGGGGCATTGGAACCAGCTTGCTCTCGGCGCCAGAGGTGGGCGTTGAGCTAGCGACGTCAGTCCAGGCGGGCAAACTCTCTAACACCCTGTCAAAGACAGATAGGAACACGCGAGAGGATTTCCATCGTAACCTCGACAAACTGAAACAGAACACACAAACGGTCGTTGATAGTTCGGACGTTTCGGACTCAACACTTGAGAAACGCCTCTCGATTATCGAGACCGTCTATAAGAAATCGAAAAAGTACGAATCGGAGGTCGACAACAGCTATACTGACAACCAGCAGTTCTTCCCTGATCTAATAGTTGAAGTATTTGGAGCGGACCAACAGAGCTACCAGACGGTTAAGGGTAATTTCGACCAGCTTCAGCAGACCCTCATCGCAGACTACTACTTTACTCAACTTGCGCTCAATCCGAACCAGACGCCATCGAACCTGACGAATATCGTTGATGACGAGGAGCCTGAGTACCCCGATGCGAAGATTACAGATGTCTCCTATCCGAAGACGGTCCACGTTGGCGAGACGGTAACGGTATCAATGACAGTTGAAACCCAGTATGCGGACACGCCGTACCAGACGTTCACGCTGGGACTCCCAGACGATGAACGCGTCTCTGACATATCGACCGCCTCAAACACCCTCCCCGATCCTTCTTACGCGAAGGTGTATGCCAGCGGGAGCAAACTCTGGGGAGACTATGGTGAGACCGAAAAGACGGTCAATTACCCAGTCGTTGAGGCAGGAGACAGCTTGAATGGTGGGACGACTCATTCAATTACGGTAACATTCACGCCAACAGAGGTGGGTGACATTCGGGTTTGGGCAAAATCGATCGCTTGGGCGGACAACTCTCGAGGGAGCCTCAACCCGGACCCGGGATGGGAAGATGCTGGCAACACTGGTGTGCTGAAGGACGACCAAGGAGAGTACGCATATGAGCACGTTATCACTGTCGAACAAAAAGACACTTCAACACCAACTGCGACTGCTGGCAAAGACAAGACGATCTCTGTTGGTGAGACCGTATCGTTCGACGGAAGCATCTCCTCTGATAACGTCGGTATTGAGTCCTACGAGTGGGACATTGATGACGACGGTAACTACGAGAAACCCGGAGCGACAGTCTCCCACACTTTCCAAAACGTTGGTACTCAAACCGTTACTCTCCGCGTTACTGACGCCGCGGGGAACGCAGACACCGACACTGTGCAGGTAACTGTCGGAGATCCTGTCAGTCCCACGGCAGACGCTGGAGGAGACAAGACGGCTTCCATCGGCAGTGAGATCTCTTTTGATGGAAGTGGATCGTCAGATAATGTTGGCATCACCACCTATGAATGGGATCTTGACGATGACGGTAACTTCGAGAAATCCAGTGGGTCACCTTCTATCGCACACACGTTCCAAACGACCGGGACGAAAGATGTCACATTACGAGTGAGAGATGGCGCAGGGAATACGGACACCGACACCGTTTCCGTGACCGTCGAAGATGGGACCGACCCAACAGCCGATGCTGGCCCACATAAAACGACTACTGTTGGAAGTAGTGTCACTTTCGACGGAAGTGGATCGTCAGATAATGTTGGCATCACTACCTACGAATGGGATCTTGACGATGATGGTGACTTCGAGAAATCCAGTGGGTCATCTTCTATCGCACACACGTTCCAGAATACGGGTCCGACGATTGTCACGCTTCGTGTCTCTGATGCAGCTGGAAACACGGATACCGACACCGTGGAAGTGACCGTCGAAGACGATGCAGGACCGACTGCTGATGCGGGAGATGATATAGCCGTTTCAATCGGTGTCGAGGTGAATTTCGACGGAAGTGGCTCCTCTGACAATGTCGGTATCGAGTCCTACGAGTGGGGCATCGATGGCGACGGAGACTACGAGAAATACGGACCGACCGTCTCCCACACCTTCCAGACCGTGGGTACTCAAACCGTTACTCTCCGCGTTACTGACGCCGCAGGGAACGCAGACACCGATACTGTGCAAGTAACTGTTGAAGATACCGCCAGTCCCACCGCAGATGCTGGAGGAGATAAAACGGCTTCCATCGGCAGCGAGATATCTTTCGACGGAAGTGGCTCCTCTGACAATGTCGGTATCGAGTCCTACGAGTGGGACATCGATGGCGACGGTGACTACGAGAAATACGGACCGACCGTCTCCCACACCTTCCGAACTGCGGGTACTAACACAGTCACTCTCCGTGTGTCGGATGCGGAAGGCAACATGGATACAGATACCGTCGAGGTGGCTATCGAGGACAATTCGCCACCTACTGCTACTGGTGGCGAAGACAAGAGTATCTCTGTCGGTGAGACCGTATCGTTCGATGGAAGTGGATCGTCTGACAATGTCGGTATCGAATCCTACGAGTGGGACGTTGATGGCGACGGTGACTACGAGAAATCCGGACAGTCTATCACGCATACGTACCAAGCCACCGGTACTCAGACAGTGACTCTGCGTGTTTCCGATGCCACAGGAAACACGGACACCGACACCGTGGAAGTGACCGTCGAGTCGCCGGATCCGGCGAACTTCCAGATCTCGAACCTGAGCGCACCGGAGAACGCGACACAGGGCGACGCGATCGACGTCTCCGCCAACGCCACCAACGACGGTGAACAGGTGGCCACCCAGTCGGTGGCGTTCCGGCTCGACGCTGACGACGACGGCTTTGGCGACGACGACGTGGTCCTCACTCGGGAGGTCCAGTTGGATCCTGAACAGTCGACGACTGTCACCTTCAGTGACATTGATACGAGCGACCTTGACGCCGGCGACTACGACCACGGCGTCTTTACCGACGACGACTCGGCGACCGCGACGATCACGATCGACGCGCCCGAACCGGAGCCGGCGGACTTCCAGGTCTCGAACCTGAGCGCGCCGGGCGCGGCGACGCAGGGCGAGAACATCACCGTCTCGGCGGACATCAGCAACGCCGGTGGACAGGAAGCCACGCAGTCGGTGGCGTTCGGTCTCGACACCGACGATGACGGCACCCTCGAAGAGCTGACCGCGCAGGACGTGACGCTGACGTCCGATGAGACGCGGACCGTCACGTTCGACGGGATCGATACGGGCGTCCTCGCACCTGGCGACTACACCCACGGCGTCTCCACGGAGAACGACTCGGCGACCGCGACGATCACGATCGACGCGCCCGAACCAGAGCCGGCGAACTTCCAAGTCTCGAACCTGAGCGCGCCGGCTACTGCCACGCAGGGCGACGCCGTCGACGTCTCCACCGACGTCACCAACGACGGCGGTCAAGGCGCAACGCAGTCGGTCGAGTTCCGGCTCGACGCCGAGGGCGACGGCTTCGGCGACGACGACGACGTGGTCATCTCTCAGGACGTCCAGTTAGAGCCCGGAGAGTCGACGACCGTCGAGTTCACCGGCATCGGGACGGACGGTCTCGAAGCCGGCGATTACGCTCACGGCGTCTTCGCCGAGAACGACTCCGAGACCGCGACCCTCTCGGTCGAGGAACCGGACGACGGCAAGGGGGAGGGACCGCCGGCGATCGGCGACTTCGAGAACGCGCCGACGGACCCGGACGGTGACGGCCTCTACGAGGACGTCAACGGCGACGGCGACTTCACCATCGTCGACGTCCAAGCGCTGTTCGCCAACCTCGACGACGAAACGGTCCAGAGCAGCCTCGACGCGTTCGACTTCAACGGTGACGAAACGGTTGACGTCGTCGACGTGCAGAAGCTGTTCACTGAGGAGGGAACATAA
- the udk gene encoding uridine kinase, which translates to MTIPSFVIGIAGGTGAGKTTVSRLVTRDLGDSVTRIPLDNYYEDLSHLDFEERQSVNYDHPSAFEWELLREHLEALLEGQSVQMPQYDFEIHNRKAERVTVEPTDVIVLEGILALYDEEINDMMDLRLFVETDADVRILRRIRRDVIERGRDLEGVIDQYLSTVKPMHEQFIEPSKKHADVIIPEGANSVAVNLLEEKLRAEVEGDAVRSWERGSLEEELGEKRSLDVDGD; encoded by the coding sequence ATGACCATTCCCTCGTTCGTGATCGGGATCGCGGGGGGGACCGGCGCGGGGAAGACGACCGTCTCTCGGCTCGTCACCCGCGACCTCGGCGACAGCGTCACCCGCATCCCGCTGGACAACTACTACGAGGACCTCTCGCACCTGGACTTCGAGGAGCGGCAGTCGGTCAACTACGACCACCCCTCGGCGTTCGAGTGGGAGCTCCTCCGCGAACACCTCGAAGCCCTGTTGGAGGGCCAGTCCGTCCAGATGCCGCAGTACGACTTCGAGATCCACAACCGGAAAGCAGAGCGGGTCACGGTCGAGCCGACCGACGTCATCGTGCTCGAGGGGATCTTGGCGCTGTACGACGAGGAGATAAACGACATGATGGACCTCCGGCTGTTCGTCGAGACCGACGCCGACGTCCGCATCCTGCGCCGGATCCGCCGGGACGTGATCGAGCGCGGCCGCGACCTGGAGGGCGTCATCGACCAGTACCTCTCGACGGTGAAGCCGATGCACGAGCAGTTCATCGAGCCGTCGAAGAAGCACGCGGACGTGATCATCCCCGAGGGCGCCAACAGCGTCGCCGTGAACCTCTTAGAGGAGAAGCTCCGCGCCGAGGTCGAGGGCGACGCGGTCCGGAGCTGGGAGCGCGGGAGCCTGGAGGAAGAACTCGGCGAGAAGCGCTCGCTCGACGTGGACGGGGACTGA
- a CDS encoding CBS domain-containing protein yields the protein MRTDTTVRDVMHREFLGVSESDGLADAAGLMVEEETDCLVVVRGGEPVGRLGCRDALGALLDADDRSDGNADAHTVGSVMGPPLPTVTPDDSLAAVEERLVSEGVDRVVAVEAGEAVGVVTAGDALAAGAPRTGDGAREAAVGDETLRGTRRGDEGMLGSDGGVAPASEAATTDAAESPTQGVCESCGALVPDLVTANGQAVCPDCREV from the coding sequence ATGCGAACAGACACCACGGTTCGTGACGTGATGCATCGCGAGTTCCTCGGCGTGAGCGAGTCCGACGGCCTGGCCGACGCGGCGGGGCTGATGGTCGAGGAGGAGACCGACTGTCTCGTCGTCGTTCGCGGCGGCGAGCCCGTGGGGCGGCTCGGCTGTCGGGACGCGCTCGGCGCGCTCCTCGACGCCGACGATCGGAGCGACGGCAACGCCGACGCTCACACGGTCGGATCGGTGATGGGCCCGCCCCTCCCGACGGTGACGCCGGACGACTCGCTCGCGGCCGTCGAGGAACGGCTCGTCTCCGAGGGCGTCGACCGCGTCGTGGCGGTCGAGGCCGGCGAGGCGGTCGGCGTCGTCACCGCCGGTGACGCGCTGGCCGCGGGGGCGCCGCGGACCGGCGACGGCGCCCGCGAGGCCGCCGTCGGCGACGAGACGCTCCGCGGAACGCGGCGCGGCGACGAGGGGATGCTCGGCTCGGACGGCGGCGTCGCTCCGGCGAGCGAGGCCGCCACGACGGACGCGGCGGAGTCGCCGACGCAGGGGGTCTGCGAGAGCTGCGGGGCGCTCGTCCCCGACCTGGTGACCGCCAACGGGCAGGCCGTCTGTCCCGACTGCCGCGAGGTGTGA
- a CDS encoding DUF7845 domain-containing protein, producing the protein MTDPDDFIGQLDKAEAVTNDQADSIQSSVERTETDERRESVDTSLDASVSKGSRRRVGASRFVARCRFCRCKFQQHRIAVRHEGRCDAEPVAQYRYCGETHPRTDDPDIHLKTCETYERAEKRLDDEAESDGDDNGQETETANSDDDHFSRRFIDPQPHEFHAYLKWNCEDLANPLRSYFGLRSLQGEHDFEQHGRLRTTAEIDGTEWNVEFGFKSSGLAPRAAENFQLDEVREYLVYVYPKGYDSWGAAKSEARKRAYFRISPRWPDIETKEGNRAMSNPYDLEGYDVEVEGSYWDFEQYPTVLRQSLDALAARQGFRFNSPTPIYPGDFDEDRLHKSSNIVDAELYVRVLNGETGKVIAYDGTLHEISLLLAGDREGYTKSVRDDRECPGHYHTATIDSRRAAELVGGHELAKEFKHYHMRNPDAVEGIALENPKIGVSFQNSIHDDTLYWNDLDTLVTELDEALLNVLNWSNIPTRPDGQIFVADDYFEVTGSRRWRKLLPDRLPRIEDKQDDQIFATAAQMNETDTEMVETLLTDGRETSPKELANPSAFISTPSIALSSGSLRSWIIPTERFNSDRSTSPRSSQGTSTRCRTASSPAWRTLLTGSPERRLTAVATIRGVGGSTGTAERSAGRRGRIQTSLTSDSSPTPSLRRVGSSGVGRASGRR; encoded by the coding sequence GTGACCGACCCAGACGATTTCATCGGACAGCTCGACAAGGCCGAGGCGGTCACTAACGACCAAGCCGACTCGATTCAGTCGTCGGTCGAACGAACGGAGACTGACGAGCGTCGGGAGAGCGTCGACACCTCCTTGGATGCGTCTGTATCAAAGGGATCGCGTCGACGAGTTGGGGCGTCTCGTTTTGTAGCTCGTTGTCGGTTCTGTCGGTGTAAGTTCCAACAGCATCGCATCGCGGTGAGACATGAGGGTAGGTGCGACGCGGAACCGGTCGCGCAGTATCGATACTGCGGCGAGACACATCCCCGGACTGACGACCCGGACATCCATCTCAAGACCTGTGAGACGTACGAGCGCGCCGAGAAACGCCTCGACGACGAGGCCGAGTCGGATGGAGATGATAACGGTCAGGAGACTGAGACCGCCAACTCTGACGACGACCACTTCTCCCGTCGGTTCATCGACCCACAACCCCACGAGTTCCACGCCTATCTCAAATGGAACTGTGAGGACCTAGCTAATCCGCTTCGATCGTACTTCGGCCTGCGCTCCCTTCAGGGAGAGCACGACTTCGAGCAGCACGGGCGACTCAGGACGACGGCCGAAATCGATGGAACCGAGTGGAACGTTGAGTTTGGTTTCAAATCCTCCGGGCTTGCCCCACGCGCTGCCGAGAATTTCCAACTCGATGAGGTCCGTGAGTACCTCGTATATGTCTATCCGAAAGGATACGACTCATGGGGTGCTGCCAAGTCGGAAGCTCGGAAGCGCGCGTACTTCCGAATCTCTCCTCGGTGGCCAGACATCGAGACGAAGGAGGGGAACAGGGCGATGTCCAATCCCTACGACCTAGAGGGATACGACGTGGAAGTTGAGGGGTCATATTGGGACTTCGAGCAGTACCCGACGGTGCTCCGGCAGTCGCTCGATGCGCTCGCGGCACGTCAGGGGTTCCGGTTCAACAGTCCGACCCCCATCTACCCAGGCGACTTTGACGAGGACCGTCTGCATAAGTCGTCAAATATCGTCGACGCGGAGCTGTACGTCAGAGTACTCAACGGAGAGACCGGTAAGGTCATCGCGTACGACGGAACGCTTCACGAGATTTCCCTGTTGCTCGCCGGCGACCGCGAGGGATACACGAAGTCGGTCCGCGACGACCGTGAGTGTCCCGGTCACTACCATACCGCGACGATCGACTCCCGCCGTGCTGCCGAATTAGTCGGCGGTCACGAGCTCGCGAAGGAGTTCAAACATTACCACATGCGAAACCCCGACGCGGTCGAGGGGATTGCTCTCGAAAATCCGAAGATTGGGGTCTCCTTCCAGAATTCAATCCACGACGACACGCTGTACTGGAACGACCTCGACACGCTCGTCACGGAGCTCGACGAGGCGCTGTTGAACGTCCTCAACTGGTCGAACATTCCGACCCGTCCCGATGGCCAGATCTTCGTCGCAGACGACTACTTCGAGGTGACCGGTTCTCGTCGGTGGCGGAAGCTACTCCCCGACCGTCTGCCGCGAATTGAGGACAAACAAGACGACCAGATCTTCGCGACGGCGGCGCAGATGAACGAGACGGACACAGAGATGGTCGAGACGCTACTCACAGACGGCAGAGAGACGTCGCCGAAGGAGTTGGCCAATCCATCGGCGTTCATATCGACACCGTCTATCGCGCTCTCAAGCGGCTCTCTCCGCTCGTGGATCATACCTACGGAGAGGTTCAACTCGGATCGAAGTACATCGCCCAGGAGCTCACAGGGTACATCGACTCGGTGTCGAACAGCATCAAGTCCGGCTTGGAGAACGCTCTTGACGGGCTCACCAGAGCGGAGGCTCACGGCGGTGGCGACGATCCGTGGAGTCGGTGGCTCGACAGGTACGGCGGAGAGATCAGCCGGACGGAGGGGCCGGATCCAGACAAGCTTGACATCGGATTCCAGCCCGACTCCCTCGCTGAGGCGCGTCGGCTCTTCCGGAGTGGGGCGAGCCAGTGGTCGAAGGTGA
- a CDS encoding site-specific integrase, giving the protein MVRIDDSDDVTKCWLSPDELDRLERTAGEDGWEREVAIQLMGRCGLRASEVSYPNDSNLRYSDDGDIWLFEIQGKNTKGGSKTTRDAWMPDDVAEDIHKYSRERDLSLSNPWVDASYPLCSSMG; this is encoded by the coding sequence ATGGTCCGCATCGATGACAGCGATGACGTGACAAAGTGCTGGCTCTCCCCTGACGAACTGGATCGACTCGAGCGAACGGCTGGGGAGGATGGTTGGGAGCGTGAGGTCGCAATTCAACTGATGGGGCGGTGCGGGCTCCGGGCGTCGGAGGTGAGCTATCCGAACGACAGCAACCTCCGGTACTCCGACGATGGCGACATCTGGCTCTTCGAGATCCAGGGGAAGAATACGAAAGGCGGGTCAAAGACGACACGCGACGCATGGATGCCCGACGACGTCGCCGAGGACATCCACAAATACAGCCGTGAACGAGACCTCAGCCTATCCAACCCGTGGGTCGACGCCAGTTACCCCCTCTGTTCGTCGATGGGTTAA
- a CDS encoding nucleotidyltransferase domain-containing protein produces the protein MQDVLDILIDQPYATYSMSELANLTGANQGTISKAVRLLSDLDVIETAQDGRTQQVRINRDRLTKPDPVLSIPQDEFHQPVQAFLQQLQGRLDEIVGVVLFGSVARGEADRTSDIDLLVIVDEDRTVARRTVQSVVSDLEDQRFEGNRYTYQPLVESTDSVQRIGAQLRPQFDDGITLVGSDQLSELRTEVYADE, from the coding sequence ATGCAGGACGTTCTCGACATTCTCATCGACCAGCCGTATGCGACGTACTCGATGAGCGAGCTCGCGAACCTCACAGGGGCAAATCAAGGAACGATCTCAAAGGCAGTTAGGCTACTTTCCGATCTCGATGTCATCGAGACTGCACAGGACGGGCGGACCCAGCAGGTCCGGATCAACCGTGACCGGCTCACAAAACCGGACCCGGTTCTCTCGATTCCGCAGGACGAGTTTCACCAACCAGTCCAGGCATTTCTGCAACAACTCCAGGGCCGGTTGGACGAGATAGTCGGGGTCGTCCTGTTCGGAAGCGTCGCTCGGGGGGAAGCAGATAGGACCAGCGACATCGACCTCTTGGTGATCGTCGACGAAGATAGAACGGTAGCTCGTCGGACCGTTCAGTCAGTCGTTAGTGATCTCGAAGATCAACGGTTCGAGGGGAATCGGTACACGTACCAGCCGCTCGTCGAATCGACGGACAGCGTCCAACGAATTGGTGCCCAACTCCGCCCGCAGTTCGACGACGGGATTACGTTGGTGGGTTCCGACCAACTCTCCGAGCTCCGGACCGAGGTGTACGCCGATGAATGA